Proteins encoded together in one Gemmatimonadota bacterium DH-78 window:
- a CDS encoding Tex family protein, translated as MTLAPTAPHVARELSLSPADVSAALALFDEGNTLPFIARYRKERTGGLDETQLRQVQERAKARADLEDRRAFVLGSIRDQGALDAALEQRLRDADTRQEIEDLYLPHRPRRRTRATAARERGLDPLAEVMWEGEVDDAGARRAAAAYVAPDAEVPDVEAALAGARDILAERIAEDPALRRWVRDLARAKGEVVCRVRRGKKDLPAAQPFRDYFDHREPLRRVASHRILAMRRGEAESVLSWGIEVPGEGLERVVRVAVGRRRAQAQLEEAARDGWSRLLHPGIESDLKSELVEKADEEAIRIFGTNLEALLLQPPAGEKVVLGLDPGFRTGVKAAVTSRTGGLLATDVVYLHQSERFSDTVRRLVKAHGVELVAVGNGTASRETEAAVRAALHAAGPPVVLVNEAGASVYSASERAVAEFPDLDVSLRGAVSIARRLQDPLAELVKIEARAIGVGQYQHDVNQSRLGERLDQVVETCVNRVGVEVNTASAPLLSYVAGVGPTVADNIVALREERGRLSSRAELLDVHRLGPGTYEQAAGFLRIRDGVHPLDATAVHPERYRLVDRMARDLGVSLDELVGDEGLLSRLEGQLDRYAGDGVGLPTLEDIVAELRRPGRDPRDAFAPPAFREDVQKPEDLKSDMVLQGVVTNVVAFGAFVDIGVHQDGLVHISQLADRYVSDPSEVVRVGQSVKVRVLSVDLARGRIGLSMKAVTG; from the coding sequence ATGACCCTCGCTCCAACCGCCCCGCACGTCGCTCGGGAGCTCTCTCTCTCCCCCGCCGACGTGTCGGCCGCCCTCGCCCTCTTCGACGAGGGCAACACCCTGCCCTTCATCGCCCGCTATCGGAAGGAGCGCACCGGAGGCCTCGACGAAACGCAGCTGCGACAGGTGCAGGAGCGGGCGAAGGCGCGGGCCGATCTCGAGGATCGACGTGCGTTCGTACTCGGCTCCATCCGCGACCAGGGGGCGCTCGATGCGGCCCTGGAGCAGCGACTCCGGGACGCCGACACCCGCCAGGAGATCGAAGACCTCTACCTGCCGCATCGTCCCCGTCGGCGAACGCGTGCGACGGCGGCGCGGGAGCGGGGGCTCGATCCCCTCGCGGAGGTGATGTGGGAGGGAGAGGTGGACGATGCGGGGGCCCGACGCGCCGCCGCCGCGTACGTTGCTCCGGATGCGGAGGTGCCAGACGTGGAGGCGGCTCTGGCTGGAGCCCGCGACATCCTCGCCGAGCGAATCGCGGAGGACCCGGCGCTGCGCCGCTGGGTGCGCGATTTGGCGCGCGCGAAGGGCGAGGTGGTCTGCCGGGTGCGCCGCGGCAAGAAGGATCTTCCGGCGGCGCAGCCCTTCCGCGACTACTTCGACCACCGAGAGCCCCTGCGGCGGGTGGCGTCGCATCGGATCCTCGCCATGCGTCGCGGTGAGGCCGAGAGCGTGCTCTCGTGGGGCATCGAGGTGCCCGGCGAGGGCCTCGAGCGCGTGGTGCGCGTGGCCGTGGGTCGTCGGCGGGCGCAGGCGCAGCTCGAAGAGGCCGCCCGCGACGGCTGGTCGCGCCTGCTGCACCCGGGCATCGAGTCGGATCTGAAGTCGGAGCTCGTGGAGAAGGCCGACGAGGAAGCGATCCGCATCTTCGGCACCAACCTGGAAGCGCTTCTGCTGCAGCCTCCCGCAGGGGAGAAGGTGGTGCTGGGACTCGATCCGGGCTTCCGGACCGGCGTGAAGGCGGCCGTGACCTCCCGCACCGGAGGGCTGCTCGCCACCGACGTTGTGTACCTGCACCAGTCCGAGCGCTTCTCCGACACCGTGCGTCGTCTCGTGAAGGCGCACGGCGTCGAGCTCGTGGCGGTCGGCAACGGCACCGCCTCGCGGGAGACCGAGGCCGCGGTGCGCGCCGCGCTCCACGCCGCGGGCCCACCGGTGGTGCTCGTCAACGAAGCGGGGGCATCGGTCTATTCTGCGTCGGAGCGCGCGGTGGCGGAGTTTCCCGATCTCGACGTGTCGCTGCGCGGGGCGGTGTCGATCGCCCGGCGTCTGCAGGACCCACTGGCTGAACTCGTGAAGATCGAGGCGCGCGCCATCGGCGTGGGTCAGTACCAGCACGACGTGAATCAGTCGCGGCTGGGCGAGCGCCTCGACCAGGTGGTCGAGACCTGCGTGAATCGGGTCGGCGTGGAGGTGAACACGGCGTCCGCTCCCCTGCTCTCCTACGTGGCCGGGGTCGGGCCGACCGTCGCCGACAACATCGTGGCTCTGCGCGAGGAGCGCGGCCGGCTCTCGAGCCGCGCGGAGCTGCTCGACGTGCATCGCCTCGGGCCGGGCACCTACGAGCAGGCGGCCGGCTTCCTGCGGATCCGCGACGGGGTCCATCCGCTCGATGCCACGGCCGTGCACCCCGAGCGCTACCGTCTGGTCGATCGCATGGCGCGCGATCTCGGAGTCTCACTCGACGAACTCGTGGGAGACGAGGGACTCCTGAGCCGCCTCGAAGGCCAACTGGATCGCTACGCGGGCGACGGCGTCGGGCTGCCCACCCTCGAAGACATCGTGGCCGAGCTGCGGCGCCCCGGCCGGGATCCGCGCGACGCCTTCGCACCTCCGGCCTTCCGCGAGGATGTGCAGAAACCCGAGGACCTGAAGAGCGACATGGTCCTGCAGGGGGTGGTCACGAACGTGGTGGCCTTCGGTGCCTTCGTCGACATCGGGGTGCACCAGGATGGCCTCGTGCACATCTCCCAGCTGGCGGACCGCTACGTGAGCGACCCCTCCGAAGTGGTGCGGGTCGGGCAGTCGGTGAAGGTGCGGGTGTTGAGCGTCGATCTCGCGCGCGGTCGGATCGGGCTGTCGATGAAGGCGGTCACTGGTTGA
- a CDS encoding SRPBCC family protein, whose translation MTTSNPTAESTDRIEKKFHVNAPVSRVWRAVSNHEEFGSWFRMTIDRPFATGESVLGRITIPGYEHVTVEMRVERIEPENYFSYRWHPYAVDPAIDYSAEPMTLVEFRLEAAQGGTSVTIVESGFDRLPSDRRAEAFRMNQGGWDGQARNLAAHVG comes from the coding sequence ATGACCACCTCGAACCCCACCGCCGAAAGCACCGATCGCATCGAGAAGAAGTTCCACGTGAATGCGCCCGTCTCGCGCGTCTGGCGCGCCGTTTCAAACCACGAGGAGTTCGGGTCGTGGTTCCGCATGACCATCGACCGCCCCTTCGCCACCGGCGAGTCCGTGCTGGGGCGGATCACGATCCCCGGGTACGAACACGTGACGGTGGAGATGCGGGTCGAGCGCATCGAGCCGGAGAACTACTTCTCCTACCGTTGGCATCCTTATGCGGTGGATCCGGCGATCGACTACTCGGCCGAGCCGATGACGCTCGTTGAGTTTCGTCTCGAGGCGGCCCAGGGCGGTACCTCGGTGACCATCGTCGAGTCCGGATTCGATCGACTGCCCTCGGATCGTCGGGCCGAGGCCTTCCGGATGAACCAGGGTGGATGGGACGGCCAGGCTCGGAACCTCGCGGCCCATGTCGGCTGA
- a CDS encoding metalloregulator ArsR/SmtB family transcription factor, whose amino-acid sequence MSAEPARSAGAAAPVFAALGDTTRLHLLQRLSAEGELSITRLSEGTGMSRQAITRHLQTLDRVGLVEDRREGRERVYSLDRKRLEVARRYLDEVSAQWDAAADRLKHFVESDDS is encoded by the coding sequence ATGTCGGCTGAACCCGCGCGGTCTGCGGGTGCCGCCGCCCCCGTGTTCGCCGCTCTCGGCGACACGACCCGCCTTCACCTGCTCCAACGACTGTCGGCGGAAGGTGAACTGTCGATCACCCGCCTGAGCGAAGGCACCGGAATGAGCCGCCAGGCGATCACCCGCCATCTGCAGACGCTCGATCGAGTCGGGCTGGTGGAGGATCGCCGGGAGGGCCGGGAGCGCGTGTACTCGCTCGACCGGAAGCGACTCGAAGTGGCTCGGCGGTACCTGGACGAGGTTTCGGCGCAGTGGGATGCGGCCGCCGATCGACTCAAGCACTTCGTCGAGAGCGACGATTCATGA
- a CDS encoding DNA topoisomerase IB: MTTTPWPDAVSPEQIAQRAKLTYVAEDAPGLSRRRCGRGFTYLDHAGCTLRDERERERIEALAIPPAWTEVWISADPDGHVLATGRDDRQRKQYRYHPRWDAERDRVKFEQLLAFGGTLPALRRRIGRGLGRDRSDAEFVHCTAARLLDRTGIRVGHAEYAEDNGTVGLTTLQGRHVRVRGDRVELDFVGKGGTDISVQVDDARLARAMAALASGPRTLVFRFRAEGRRRPLDADELNAWLRDAVDPGCSAKQFRTWRATVAVIAHLAAEERPAADGRSGRFLEAVDHAADLLCNTRSVLRTSYLPPGLEALYVEGPFDRVVEAARRQASNDATTGRSTEERLALPVLRWLVAA, encoded by the coding sequence ATGACCACCACCCCTTGGCCCGATGCGGTCTCACCCGAGCAGATCGCGCAGAGGGCGAAGCTCACCTACGTGGCGGAGGATGCCCCCGGGCTCTCACGCCGACGGTGCGGGCGCGGCTTCACCTACCTCGACCACGCCGGATGCACCCTGCGAGACGAGCGGGAGCGGGAGCGAATCGAGGCCCTCGCGATCCCCCCGGCATGGACCGAGGTCTGGATCAGTGCCGATCCCGACGGCCACGTGCTCGCCACCGGACGAGACGACCGTCAACGCAAGCAGTACCGGTACCACCCGCGGTGGGACGCGGAGCGTGACCGGGTGAAGTTCGAGCAGCTCCTGGCCTTCGGCGGCACGCTGCCCGCACTGCGTCGACGTATCGGACGCGGACTCGGTCGAGACCGCTCCGACGCGGAATTCGTTCACTGCACGGCCGCCCGGCTGCTCGACCGCACCGGCATCCGCGTGGGTCACGCCGAGTACGCCGAGGATAACGGCACCGTGGGGCTCACCACGCTGCAGGGCCGCCACGTGCGGGTGCGCGGGGATCGCGTGGAGCTCGACTTCGTGGGAAAGGGGGGCACCGACATCTCGGTCCAGGTCGACGACGCTCGTCTGGCGCGAGCCATGGCGGCGCTCGCCTCCGGCCCCCGCACACTCGTCTTCCGGTTTCGGGCCGAGGGCCGACGACGGCCGCTGGACGCCGACGAACTCAACGCCTGGCTGCGCGACGCCGTCGACCCGGGGTGCTCCGCGAAGCAGTTCCGCACCTGGCGGGCGACGGTCGCGGTGATCGCGCACCTCGCAGCGGAAGAGCGTCCGGCTGCCGACGGGCGGTCGGGGCGCTTTCTTGAGGCCGTGGACCACGCGGCCGACCTCCTCTGCAACACAAGGTCCGTTCTCCGCACCAGCTACCTTCCGCCCGGACTCGAGGCGCTCTATGTGGAGGGGCCCTTCGACCGGGTGGTGGAGGCGGCGCGCCGACAGGCCTCGAACGACGCGACCACCGGCCGCTCGACCGAAGAGAGACTGGCGCTGCCGGTGCTCCGGTGGCTCGTGGCGGCGTGA
- a CDS encoding GNAT family N-acetyltransferase: protein MGAVDTVLASGHRLRLFRPSDREACLAVFDSNVPDFFGVHERREYVEFLGSLPGPYWVLEEGAGLIVGAGGYALVEDEGRADLCWGMVHGARHGEGLGRTLTEVRMDQALRHPRVREFRISTSQHTRGFYERLGFRVIETIPEGFGPGMDRCDMRWSDRNEGINQ, encoded by the coding sequence ATGGGCGCGGTTGACACGGTCCTCGCGTCCGGGCATCGCCTCCGGTTGTTCCGTCCGAGCGACCGCGAGGCATGCCTGGCGGTCTTCGATTCCAATGTTCCGGACTTCTTCGGCGTTCACGAACGTCGCGAATACGTGGAGTTTCTCGGGTCGCTCCCCGGCCCCTACTGGGTGTTGGAAGAAGGGGCTGGCCTCATCGTGGGCGCCGGGGGATACGCCTTGGTAGAGGACGAGGGTCGGGCCGACCTTTGCTGGGGTATGGTCCATGGAGCGAGACACGGCGAGGGCCTGGGGCGGACGCTGACCGAAGTGCGCATGGACCAGGCCTTGAGACACCCCCGAGTTCGAGAATTTCGAATCAGTACGAGCCAGCACACGCGCGGCTTCTACGAGCGCTTGGGATTCCGCGTGATCGAGACCATTCCCGAAGGGTTCGGCCCAGGCATGGATCGATGCGACATGAGGTGGAGCGACCGGAACGAGGGAATCAACCAGTGA
- a CDS encoding response regulator, whose amino-acid sequence MNRPELDLDLDTTAKSSPKTVLLVEDNEDNRTIYAMILEHHGYGVALAESGEEAVRFVRTSMPDLILMDISLPGINGWTATQRIREIGGGGKVPVVALTAHVLPEHRRHAELVGLNGFVPKPCEPRKLLEEVRRHIGGPER is encoded by the coding sequence GTGAACCGCCCCGAACTCGATCTCGATCTCGATACCACTGCGAAGTCGTCGCCGAAGACGGTGCTGCTCGTCGAGGACAACGAAGACAATCGCACCATCTATGCCATGATTCTCGAGCACCACGGGTATGGGGTGGCGCTCGCGGAGTCGGGCGAAGAGGCGGTGCGCTTCGTACGCACCTCGATGCCCGACCTCATCCTCATGGATATCTCACTGCCCGGCATCAACGGGTGGACCGCCACCCAGCGCATTCGCGAGATCGGAGGCGGCGGGAAGGTCCCGGTCGTGGCGCTGACTGCGCACGTGCTGCCCGAGCACCGCAGACATGCGGAACTCGTCGGTTTGAACGGCTTCGTACCCAAGCCCTGCGAGCCACGCAAGCTGCTCGAAGAGGTCCGTCGCCACATCGGGGGGCCGGAGCGCTGA
- a CDS encoding carboxypeptidase-like regulatory domain-containing protein has protein sequence MLDVALPWIRDTVPDWELGGPEAPDAEVFSDIRGIVGLPDGGVVVLDGGAAELRWFGSTGAHLRTRGGRGRGPAEFTSPRIVPRFEKDSVLLVDRRTLVQVAVDGSSIDRVPSPEIDPTLLSGGPRAAAGSAVVYRITLRSMADCETNAPCDFPSALRWVDFATGEARTLAEFAGRWLVYAPSGGPITTLNGRLDQAALVAPVPGGFVVEGESHYGLRRFDETGSFRMIMRLSTPTAAVTDQTLAPDLERSTDPAATRRLFDMMAFPEVVPAFRALLVDPLGMVWAERFRLDDSVAPEWLVFDSAGRAHGVVRLPTGHDLQVVGEDHVMVCGQTPSGSSTCDGCPCTGPACRTGESSPRLEVSIMTFRSFGRLSPAARLAIHAGVALAGLLLATPVLGQDSRDVSGVVVDAQSGEPVADAEVSIAASTLGAVSDEAGRFQIAGVPLGEVQVVVRHLAYGQQSERLVLTADGPADVRILISGQAIELEAIGVEVTGNEAFRQRSLGTAANVIDRADIEAFGPQGEGVIPLLQSRIPSLKVQGGCVEYRVFQNEVFFDPENPESLVTVPCRDITVYADGMPQPAGSDFLRQLNPQDVERIQVLSPAEAGVQYAQGNRGVVLVEMRQGVASDSPYRIHVTGFEWNEPGAYPWLRMLGGAALGNAAVVGLATTALLDCGGTPDPFGELPRCHARAGLAAAALTGVMAPVIARVVGKTDYSEGRTYPTLLAGVAMASLGYMLYVNGSNEGSDAKRTAGQVVLAVGIPISLTFTNRVFRMLR, from the coding sequence GTGCTGGATGTGGCGCTGCCCTGGATTCGCGACACTGTGCCGGATTGGGAACTCGGCGGCCCGGAGGCGCCGGACGCCGAGGTGTTCTCCGATATCCGAGGCATTGTCGGGCTGCCCGACGGCGGGGTGGTCGTGCTCGACGGGGGCGCGGCGGAACTACGCTGGTTCGGCTCGACCGGTGCGCACCTGCGCACCCGAGGGGGCCGCGGGCGGGGGCCGGCGGAGTTCACGAGCCCCCGAATCGTGCCTCGGTTCGAGAAGGATTCCGTGCTGCTCGTCGATCGGCGGACGCTGGTGCAGGTGGCGGTGGACGGCTCGAGCATCGACCGGGTCCCATCGCCGGAGATCGACCCCACGCTGCTGAGCGGCGGGCCACGAGCCGCAGCCGGGTCGGCCGTGGTGTACCGCATCACCCTTCGATCCATGGCGGACTGTGAGACGAACGCACCCTGCGATTTCCCCAGTGCCCTGAGGTGGGTGGATTTCGCGACCGGTGAGGCTCGGACTCTGGCCGAGTTCGCAGGTCGATGGTTGGTCTACGCGCCCTCTGGCGGCCCGATCACCACGTTGAACGGACGTCTGGATCAGGCCGCGCTCGTCGCCCCGGTTCCCGGCGGGTTCGTCGTCGAAGGCGAGTCGCACTACGGATTGCGTCGGTTCGACGAGACGGGTTCCTTCCGAATGATCATGCGCCTCTCGACCCCGACCGCGGCGGTGACCGATCAGACTCTGGCGCCCGACCTCGAGCGCAGTACGGATCCGGCCGCGACCCGCCGCCTGTTCGACATGATGGCCTTTCCCGAGGTAGTGCCGGCCTTCCGCGCGCTGCTGGTCGACCCGCTCGGGATGGTGTGGGCGGAACGCTTCCGGCTCGACGACAGCGTGGCTCCGGAGTGGTTGGTGTTCGATTCGGCGGGGCGTGCCCATGGAGTGGTCCGGCTGCCCACCGGGCACGACCTGCAGGTCGTGGGAGAGGACCATGTCATGGTGTGCGGACAGACGCCCTCGGGATCGAGTACGTGCGACGGCTGCCCCTGCACCGGACCGGCTTGCCGGACTGGTGAATCGTCACCCCGGTTGGAGGTGAGTATCATGACGTTCCGGTCGTTTGGTCGCTTGTCTCCAGCAGCGCGCCTCGCGATTCACGCCGGCGTCGCCTTGGCCGGACTGTTGTTGGCCACGCCGGTTCTCGGGCAGGATTCCCGAGACGTCTCCGGCGTGGTGGTGGATGCACAGAGCGGTGAGCCCGTCGCGGATGCGGAGGTCTCGATCGCGGCGTCGACGCTCGGCGCGGTGAGCGACGAGGCCGGTCGCTTTCAGATCGCCGGTGTGCCTCTCGGTGAGGTGCAGGTGGTGGTTCGGCACCTCGCCTACGGACAGCAGAGCGAGCGCCTCGTGCTGACGGCCGACGGTCCCGCCGACGTGCGTATCCTGATCTCCGGTCAGGCGATCGAGCTGGAGGCGATCGGAGTGGAGGTGACCGGCAACGAGGCGTTTCGTCAGCGCTCGCTGGGCACCGCGGCAAACGTGATCGACCGCGCGGACATCGAGGCGTTCGGGCCGCAGGGCGAAGGGGTGATCCCGCTTCTCCAGAGCCGCATTCCGAGCCTGAAGGTCCAGGGCGGCTGTGTGGAGTACCGTGTGTTTCAGAACGAGGTGTTCTTCGACCCGGAGAACCCGGAGTCGCTGGTGACCGTGCCCTGCCGCGATATCACCGTCTATGCGGACGGTATGCCGCAGCCTGCCGGCTCGGATTTCCTTCGCCAGCTGAACCCGCAGGACGTCGAGCGAATCCAGGTGCTCTCGCCCGCAGAGGCGGGTGTACAGTACGCTCAGGGGAATCGCGGTGTCGTGCTGGTGGAGATGCGTCAGGGGGTCGCGAGCGACTCCCCGTATCGCATTCACGTCACCGGGTTCGAATGGAACGAGCCCGGCGCCTACCCGTGGCTTCGAATGCTCGGGGGTGCGGCCCTGGGCAATGCCGCGGTCGTCGGACTCGCGACGACGGCGCTGCTCGACTGCGGCGGCACCCCCGACCCGTTCGGTGAGCTTCCCCGCTGCCACGCGCGAGCGGGATTGGCCGCTGCCGCTCTCACCGGAGTGATGGCGCCCGTGATCGCACGAGTGGTGGGCAAGACCGACTACTCCGAGGGACGGACCTACCCTACCCTGCTCGCCGGGGTCGCGATGGCGTCCCTCGGCTACATGCTGTACGTGAACGGCTCGAACGAGGGCTCGGATGCCAAGCGCACCGCCGGTCAGGTGGTGCTGGCCGTGGGGATTCCGATTTCCCTGACGTTCACCAACCGGGTCTTCCGCATGCTGCGTTGA